The Sorangiineae bacterium MSr11367 genome window below encodes:
- a CDS encoding ketoacyl-ACP synthase III family protein produces the protein MKVDGVSLAGLGSFLPPVVDIGQAVRDELIDAQAAQRYGIQSVTDAGDVPAPELALRATRTALDRAGRAGHELTLVLYVSVWHQGPHGWCPQYYVQRGIGASKATAAEVRQGCMGMFSALELGAAHLMASPAHTLALLTSGDNFNSPLLDRWRFSPHFVMGDAGSAMVLTRDEGFARLCAINAVTLPEYETMHRDSAPLFPPGSTLARPLNFSDSKQNWLDARPVGDDGPLRLVAAQDEIVSRTLEESGIELADVTRVGYVNGSRERVEGRAMIPLGLPLSRSTWEQGRTVGHIGASDQIVGLEHLLARGELTEGDHFLMLGVGPGLNIACAVFEILRTPKWTEDAA, from the coding sequence GTGAAAGTGGATGGCGTTTCTCTCGCTGGCCTGGGCAGCTTCCTGCCCCCGGTCGTCGATATCGGCCAGGCAGTGCGGGACGAACTCATCGACGCGCAGGCGGCACAGCGCTACGGCATTCAAAGCGTGACCGACGCGGGCGACGTGCCGGCACCGGAGCTCGCCCTGCGGGCCACCCGGACCGCCCTCGATCGCGCCGGCCGGGCCGGGCACGAGTTGACCTTGGTGCTGTACGTGAGCGTGTGGCACCAGGGTCCGCACGGATGGTGCCCGCAGTACTACGTCCAACGTGGAATCGGTGCCTCCAAGGCGACGGCGGCCGAGGTACGGCAGGGTTGCATGGGGATGTTTAGCGCGCTGGAGCTCGGCGCCGCCCACCTCATGGCAAGTCCGGCACACACCCTCGCGCTGTTGACCTCAGGGGACAACTTCAACTCACCCCTGCTGGACCGGTGGCGATTCAGCCCGCATTTCGTCATGGGTGACGCCGGGTCCGCGATGGTGTTGACCCGTGACGAGGGCTTCGCGCGCCTGTGCGCGATCAACGCCGTCACGTTGCCCGAGTACGAGACGATGCACCGCGACTCGGCGCCGCTGTTCCCACCTGGATCGACGTTGGCCAGGCCGTTGAACTTCAGCGACAGTAAACAGAACTGGCTCGACGCCCGCCCAGTTGGCGACGACGGGCCGTTGCGGCTGGTCGCCGCCCAGGACGAGATCGTCTCCCGGACCCTCGAGGAGTCGGGGATCGAACTGGCCGACGTCACCCGTGTCGGCTACGTCAACGGATCGCGTGAACGGGTCGAGGGCCGCGCGATGATCCCGCTGGGGCTGCCGTTGTCCCGGTCGACGTGGGAGCAGGGCAGGACCGTGGGACACATCGGCGCCAGTGACCAGATCGTGGGGCTGGAACACTTGCTCGCGCGGGGTGAACTGACCGAGGGCGACCATTTCCTGATGCTCGGCGTCGGCCCGGGATTGAACATCGCCTGCGCGGTCTTCGAGATCCTGCGGACTCCGAAGTGGACGGAGGACGCCGCGTGA
- a CDS encoding acyl-CoA dehydrogenase family protein: MTTTARFSPAPARDLREKLRAAFPVTVTSDRPGYTREDWALLGRLGLLGASVPAELGGGGLSAVDTAAMFEVAGEVCHDTGMLFGAAAQLFACAMPLAEFRSTAVHERWLAAMCAGEAIAGNAMTEADAGSDTSRLATTATRVEGGHLLDGTKTWVSNGPVADVYLVYATTDPAARHLGITAFLVERADDGVYPGPAHDKAGLRSCPAGPLRLERCFVPDERTLGPAGAGAAVFGHSMSWERGCLFALYVGLQQRLLDRCVGHARQRRQFGQPIGQFQAVADRIVGMKMRLESGRLLLRRACEALDEGLPEAGWAAMAKLSISEGTVASALDAVNLLGGAGYLRDELVELVLRDSMPATIFSGTSDIQRRIVARELGL, encoded by the coding sequence GTGACGACGACTGCGCGTTTCTCCCCGGCGCCGGCGCGGGATCTGCGGGAGAAGCTGCGAGCCGCCTTTCCCGTCACCGTCACCTCGGACCGGCCTGGCTACACCCGGGAGGACTGGGCGCTTCTCGGCCGGCTTGGCCTGCTGGGTGCCTCGGTCCCGGCGGAGTTGGGCGGAGGTGGCCTGAGCGCGGTGGACACGGCCGCGATGTTCGAGGTCGCCGGCGAGGTTTGTCACGACACCGGCATGCTGTTCGGCGCGGCGGCACAGCTTTTCGCCTGCGCGATGCCGCTGGCCGAGTTCCGGTCCACAGCGGTCCACGAGCGGTGGCTCGCCGCGATGTGTGCCGGTGAGGCGATCGCCGGTAACGCGATGACCGAGGCCGACGCCGGTTCCGACACGTCCCGGCTCGCCACGACGGCCACCCGCGTCGAGGGCGGTCACCTGCTGGACGGGACGAAGACCTGGGTAAGCAACGGCCCGGTAGCCGATGTCTATCTGGTTTACGCGACGACCGATCCGGCGGCCAGGCACCTCGGCATCACCGCGTTTCTGGTCGAACGTGCCGACGACGGGGTGTACCCCGGCCCAGCGCATGACAAGGCGGGCCTGCGGTCCTGCCCCGCGGGGCCGCTGCGCCTGGAGCGATGTTTCGTACCGGACGAGCGGACCCTGGGTCCCGCCGGCGCGGGGGCCGCGGTGTTCGGCCATTCGATGTCGTGGGAGCGCGGCTGCCTGTTCGCGCTGTACGTCGGCCTCCAGCAGCGGCTGCTCGACCGCTGCGTGGGCCACGCCCGGCAGCGGCGTCAGTTCGGTCAGCCGATCGGCCAGTTCCAGGCGGTCGCTGACCGGATCGTCGGTATGAAAATGCGTTTGGAGAGTGGCCGGCTGTTGCTGCGGCGGGCCTGCGAGGCCCTCGACGAGGGGTTACCCGAGGCCGGGTGGGCGGCGATGGCGAAGCTGTCGATCTCCGAGGGCACCGTGGCCTCGGCGCTGGACGCGGTGAACCTGCTCGGTGGCGCCGGCTATCTGCGCGACGAGCTGGTGGAACTCGTACTGCGGGACAGCATGCCCGCCACGATTTTCTCCGGCACGTCAGACATTCAGCGCCGGATCGTGGCACGGGAGCTGGGCCTGTGA
- a CDS encoding AMP-binding protein, with protein sequence MNLRDLVPAATRRHPDTLAVADLDAELTYAELDAGAAMSAAALHARGVRPGDRVVLWAEKTADLVVVMQAVLRIGAVYVPVAPSNPRERVTRIVEDCGPVLLVTDRPIDLGIDSVTPAELRGFRGDTAPPAAPIAPDDPVYILYTSGSTGTPKGVVLSDRNAVAFVEWAALTAGVVREDRLANHASFNFDLSVFDLYAAFLAGASVHLIPETLAQVAPLLVDFVRERAITVWYSVPSVLLQMIDTGCLLDRDHGAMRVCVFAGEPFPLAAVQRLRSAWPSVRMFNWYGPTETNVCTSYEVTEADLTRTSPLPIGHAACGDTVELDNDGEIVVTGPTVMLGYWGRGPYRGPYRTGDLGQRDAEGVLHYLGRRDDQLKIRGHRMEAGEIEAALSLRADVERAVVLATGVGPEARLHAVVRPRTGSQPGLAALRQHCAERLPRYMLIDSLHLVDEIPLNANGKVDRARLARELAAAVSNGGAQ encoded by the coding sequence GTGAACCTCCGTGACCTCGTGCCCGCCGCCACCCGCCGCCACCCGGACACGCTGGCCGTGGCCGACCTCGACGCGGAACTGACCTACGCCGAACTCGACGCCGGCGCCGCCATGTCCGCCGCGGCGCTGCACGCGCGTGGTGTCCGTCCAGGTGACCGTGTGGTGTTGTGGGCCGAGAAAACCGCGGACCTCGTCGTGGTCATGCAGGCGGTACTGCGGATCGGCGCGGTCTACGTTCCCGTCGCGCCCTCGAATCCCCGCGAACGCGTGACCCGCATCGTCGAGGACTGTGGCCCGGTCCTGTTGGTCACCGATCGGCCGATCGACTTGGGGATCGACTCTGTCACTCCGGCCGAACTGCGTGGGTTTCGTGGCGACACGGCGCCTCCAGCCGCGCCCATCGCTCCCGACGACCCCGTGTACATCCTCTACACCTCCGGTTCCACCGGCACGCCCAAGGGTGTCGTTCTGTCCGACCGCAACGCCGTGGCGTTCGTCGAGTGGGCCGCGCTCACCGCCGGGGTGGTGCGCGAGGACCGGCTGGCCAACCACGCGTCCTTCAATTTCGACCTGTCCGTGTTCGACCTCTACGCCGCGTTCCTGGCCGGTGCCAGTGTCCACCTGATCCCGGAAACCCTCGCGCAGGTCGCCCCGCTGCTCGTCGACTTCGTGCGCGAGCGCGCGATCACCGTGTGGTACTCGGTCCCTTCCGTACTGCTCCAGATGATTGACACCGGTTGTCTGCTCGACCGGGACCACGGCGCCATGCGGGTGTGCGTCTTCGCGGGCGAACCATTCCCTTTGGCCGCGGTGCAACGGCTTCGCTCGGCCTGGCCGTCGGTACGAATGTTCAATTGGTACGGACCGACCGAGACCAACGTCTGCACCTCGTACGAAGTGACCGAGGCCGACCTGACGCGCACCAGCCCGTTGCCCATCGGCCACGCCGCCTGCGGTGACACGGTAGAACTCGACAACGACGGGGAGATCGTCGTGACCGGCCCCACCGTGATGCTCGGCTACTGGGGCCGCGGGCCGTACCGCGGGCCGTACCGCACTGGCGATCTCGGCCAGCGCGACGCCGAGGGCGTACTGCACTATCTGGGGCGGCGCGACGACCAGCTCAAGATTCGCGGCCACCGAATGGAAGCCGGCGAAATAGAGGCCGCGTTGTCGCTGCGTGCGGATGTCGAACGGGCTGTGGTGCTGGCGACCGGGGTGGGCCCCGAAGCCCGGCTGCACGCCGTGGTACGGCCAAGGACCGGAAGCCAGCCCGGACTGGCCGCACTGCGCCAGCACTGCGCCGAGCGGCTGCCGCGCTACATGCTCATCGACTCCCTGCACCTCGTTGACGAGATTCCCTTGAACGCCAACGGCAAGGTCGACCGGGCCCGCCTGGCCCGCGAGCTGGCGGCCGCCGTATCCAACGGAGGGGCACAGTGA
- a CDS encoding class I SAM-dependent methyltransferase: MTELARSWEAYWGELAREGEPALWDSPSATAAAIHLQYSRPYLDSSLPMIDFGCGSGRQTARLAESFARVVGVDIAEQALTLARRDTTAGNVEYRRIDLLDLREVAALKAELGETNVYVRGVLHQLPPDARVQALQGIRELLGRGGHLVAHELTDRTRWVVQSLFEGDGPKPEKFERLRRHFGFGTPALLGEERQLDALLTRGGLHVVASGENTLQTTQLGGDGAPVELPTEWAIAQNPPPRHDD; encoded by the coding sequence GTGACCGAACTGGCGCGCAGCTGGGAAGCGTACTGGGGTGAACTCGCGCGAGAGGGCGAACCCGCGCTGTGGGACTCCCCATCGGCGACAGCGGCCGCGATCCACCTGCAGTACAGCCGGCCCTACCTCGACTCCTCCCTGCCGATGATCGACTTCGGTTGCGGCAGTGGACGGCAGACGGCGCGGTTGGCCGAGTCGTTCGCCAGGGTCGTCGGTGTCGACATCGCCGAACAGGCGTTGACCTTGGCCCGGCGCGACACCACCGCCGGGAACGTCGAGTACCGGCGAATCGACCTGCTCGACCTCCGCGAGGTCGCCGCCTTGAAGGCGGAGCTGGGGGAGACGAACGTCTACGTCCGCGGCGTGCTGCACCAGCTTCCGCCGGACGCCAGAGTCCAGGCGCTGCAAGGCATCCGTGAGCTGCTGGGCCGAGGTGGCCACCTCGTCGCGCACGAGCTCACCGACCGGACCCGCTGGGTGGTGCAATCGCTGTTCGAGGGGGACGGACCCAAACCGGAGAAGTTCGAGCGGCTGCGCCGCCACTTCGGCTTCGGCACACCCGCCCTGCTCGGAGAGGAAAGGCAGCTCGACGCGCTGCTGACCCGCGGCGGGTTACACGTCGTGGCCTCGGGTGAGAACACCTTGCAGACCACCCAGCTCGGTGGCGACGGAGCACCCGTCGAGCTGCCCACCGAGTGGGCGATCGCCCAGAACCCGCCGCCCCGGCACGACGACTGA
- a CDS encoding acyl carrier protein — protein sequence MSENTESDNIELHDRILAFVRDELANATERGELTATTPLLEAGILDSLRTARLIAWLRDDLGVRIPPLAMTGKNFHNIDRITDLVASLRTTALTRAIELGKEPAR from the coding sequence ATGTCCGAGAACACCGAGTCCGACAACATCGAGCTACACGACCGGATCCTGGCTTTCGTCCGCGACGAGCTGGCCAATGCCACCGAACGCGGGGAGCTGACCGCCACGACGCCGCTGCTCGAAGCGGGGATCCTCGATTCACTGCGTACGGCGCGGCTCATCGCCTGGCTCCGGGACGACCTGGGGGTGCGGATACCGCCCCTGGCGATGACGGGAAAGAACTTCCACAACATCGACCGCATCACGGATCTCGTCGCCAGCCTGCGCACCACCGCCTTGACCCGCGCGATCGAGCTTGGGAAGGAGCCCGCGCGATGA
- a CDS encoding FAD-dependent oxidoreductase, with the protein MSSTPATTDRDFDFDVVVIGGGPAGSTTASYLAKAGLSVAVFESEMFPREHVGESLVPATTPVLLEIGAMDKIEAAGFPRKYGAAWTAANGDGIDPLGFRVHEHGFGTADVLFNEREQLGVDRDYTFHVDRGKFDLILLKHAESLGAKVFSGVRVHQVDFSDRDRPVLDVGMGPTRTPVRARMVVDASGRSTLLGRQLKVKVPDPEFNQYAVHSWFEGLDRTALTSSDHQADFIFIHFLPLHDTWVWQIPITDTITSVGVVTQKSRFKEAKDDLEQFFWNSVASRPQLRDALKQTERLRPFKSEGDYSYGMRKVADDSMLLVGDAARFVDPIFSSGVSVAMNSARLACVDIIAAAAAGDFRAHRFDTYVRRLRRGVSNWYEFISIYYRLNILFTAFVQDPRYRVGVLKLLQGDVYDDEEPPALIAMREFLAAVEADPTHLWHSKLGNLRVSQESKCLF; encoded by the coding sequence ATGAGCAGCACCCCAGCGACGACCGATCGGGACTTCGACTTCGACGTCGTGGTGATCGGCGGCGGACCGGCCGGCTCGACCACCGCGTCCTACCTGGCCAAGGCCGGACTGTCCGTGGCCGTGTTCGAGAGTGAGATGTTCCCCCGGGAGCACGTCGGAGAGTCGCTGGTGCCGGCGACCACACCGGTTTTGCTCGAAATCGGGGCCATGGACAAGATCGAGGCGGCCGGGTTTCCGCGCAAGTACGGCGCGGCCTGGACGGCGGCGAACGGCGACGGGATCGACCCGCTGGGATTTCGCGTGCACGAACACGGGTTCGGCACCGCCGACGTGTTGTTCAACGAGCGCGAGCAACTCGGCGTCGACCGCGACTACACCTTTCACGTCGACCGCGGCAAGTTCGACCTGATCCTGCTCAAGCACGCCGAGAGCCTCGGCGCGAAGGTGTTCTCCGGTGTCCGGGTGCACCAGGTCGACTTCTCCGACCGGGACCGCCCGGTCCTCGACGTCGGCATGGGGCCCACCCGTACGCCGGTGCGCGCCCGCATGGTGGTGGACGCCAGCGGCCGTTCGACACTGCTCGGCCGTCAGCTCAAGGTGAAGGTGCCCGACCCGGAGTTCAACCAGTACGCCGTGCACAGCTGGTTCGAGGGTCTCGACCGGACAGCGCTGACCAGCAGCGATCATCAGGCCGACTTCATCTTCATCCACTTCCTCCCGCTGCACGACACCTGGGTGTGGCAGATCCCGATCACGGACACCATCACCTCGGTCGGTGTCGTCACGCAGAAGTCCCGTTTCAAGGAAGCAAAGGACGACCTCGAACAGTTCTTCTGGAACTCCGTGGCGAGTCGGCCCCAGCTGCGCGACGCGCTCAAACAGACCGAGCGGCTGCGTCCGTTCAAATCGGAGGGCGACTACAGCTATGGGATGCGCAAGGTCGCCGACGACTCGATGCTCCTGGTCGGGGACGCCGCCCGGTTCGTCGACCCGATCTTCTCCAGCGGTGTGTCGGTCGCGATGAACAGCGCCCGCCTCGCCTGCGTCGACATCATCGCCGCGGCGGCGGCCGGCGACTTCCGCGCCCACCGGTTCGACACCTACGTCCGTAGGCTCCGGCGCGGCGTGTCGAACTGGTACGAGTTCATTTCCATCTACTACCGGCTCAACATCCTCTTCACCGCGTTCGTGCAGGACCCCCGTTATCGCGTGGGCGTGCTGAAGCTGTTGCAGGGAGATGTCTACGACGACGAGGAACCGCCCGCGCTGATCGCGATGCGCGAGTTCCTCGCGGCCGTCGAGGCCGATCCGACCCACCTCTGGCATTCCAAGCTGGGCAATCTTCGCGTCTCCCAGGAGTCCAAATGCCTGTTCTGA
- a CDS encoding ketoacyl-ACP synthase III family protein: MRPANVFLSGLGCWLPPAYPASEAVAAGLYDATVHAESKLRGVRIAGPESPPEMAVRAARMALGRSPGGAAAIGTVLHGSTFYQGPEMWSPSAYLMRELGIIGAGGTEIRNGCNSMLSALELARGLLPYQPENRPDILLSTADNFNSPLLNRWDSGPMGVIAADAASSVVVSRAAGFARVDAIVSRVYPEFEAMARGDEPLFPPTGSAGRRIDIVERAQQFNERVREVGGMSIADGLAKACSETALAAVAEAGIEVSDLRWVLVPNGDEATTRNCMMDPLGLDVSRSQWEFGCGIGHASSSDQVIALDHLLGTGQLDAGDHVLLFGGAPGWSAMAVILTITELPHWAQGGSR; encoded by the coding sequence ATGAGGCCGGCGAACGTTTTCCTATCCGGTCTCGGGTGCTGGCTGCCCCCCGCCTATCCCGCGTCCGAGGCGGTCGCCGCGGGCCTGTACGACGCCACGGTCCACGCCGAAAGCAAGCTGCGCGGGGTCAGGATCGCCGGGCCGGAGTCTCCACCGGAGATGGCCGTACGGGCCGCGCGAATGGCACTCGGCCGCTCCCCTGGCGGTGCCGCGGCGATCGGGACGGTGCTGCACGGCTCGACCTTCTACCAGGGTCCCGAGATGTGGTCGCCGTCCGCGTACCTCATGCGGGAGCTGGGCATCATCGGCGCAGGCGGCACCGAGATCCGTAACGGGTGCAACAGCATGCTCAGCGCTCTGGAGCTGGCAAGGGGTCTGCTGCCGTACCAGCCGGAGAACCGTCCGGACATCCTGCTGAGCACGGCGGACAACTTCAACTCGCCGTTGCTCAACCGGTGGGACAGCGGCCCGATGGGCGTGATCGCCGCGGACGCGGCCAGCTCCGTCGTGGTCAGCCGGGCCGCCGGTTTCGCCCGCGTAGACGCGATCGTCTCCCGGGTCTATCCGGAGTTCGAGGCGATGGCGCGCGGCGACGAGCCGCTGTTCCCGCCGACCGGATCGGCGGGCAGGCGGATCGACATCGTGGAACGCGCCCAGCAGTTCAACGAGCGTGTGCGGGAGGTCGGCGGGATGAGCATCGCCGACGGCCTCGCGAAAGCCTGCTCGGAAACAGCACTCGCCGCCGTGGCCGAGGCCGGCATCGAGGTCAGCGACCTGCGCTGGGTCCTCGTGCCCAACGGCGACGAGGCGACCACCCGGAACTGCATGATGGACCCGCTGGGCCTGGACGTCTCCCGGTCGCAGTGGGAGTTCGGCTGCGGGATCGGCCACGCCTCGTCCAGCGACCAGGTCATCGCCCTCGACCATCTGCTGGGCACCGGGCAGCTCGACGCGGGCGACCACGTCCTGCTCTTCGGCGGCGCTCCGGGCTGGTCGGCCATGGCCGTGATCCTCACCATCACCGAACTGCCTCACTGGGCACAGGGAGGCTCGCGATGA